tgtgggtggaggtgggtggaggtGTGCTGTGGACTGCAGGTGGATGTGGGTGGAGGTGTGCTGTGGACTGCAGGTGGatgtgggtggaggtgggtggaggtGTGCTGTGGACAGCAGTGCATCCTGCGAGCTGCTTGGTTTAACTCGTTGTTTCACATGAACATTTGTGTCAGAAATGGAAAGTTTTGTCAGTCAGGAAAGAAActgacaacaaagagaaaactgatCAACCGACACACTCATACAACATGCTCCCTGTGTGTGCGTTCACGTGTGCGTGTACaggtgtgcatgtgcgtgtaaTGATTACTGATCTAGATGAGGGTCATTAACAGCGTAAACCATCTGACCTTTGCTCCCGAGCAGATCAGAGACATCGTTTCTTCTACGTCGCCTCCACAAACCACCTGACGCagcctctgaaacacacacatcatcacacactctcacacacctgGACAGGTGATGTTGATGTCGTCTCAGCCTGTCTGACAAAGACAGGTGACCACGTGTTCACGTGGTTAGGTTTTTGTATGAAATGTCTTCTCCTCAGCTACACTTCCTCTAACATCCACCAGATGCCGCTGTTATAAAACTTTATAGAAGCGAATGATAAACTACAGTCAGGACTTTTTCTCACAATGagacctgttaccaatcagcctgttcacctgtggaatgatccaaacaggtgtttttggagcgttccacatctttcccagtctttagctgctcctgtcacaacgtgtttgaaacgtgttgctgcatcagatacagaatcagcagatatttacagaaatcactgaagctgatgagctcagacagtaaacatattgactttgtgctgtttccaggtgaGTTTCTGTGTCATGGTTCTGGCTTTGAGTTTAGTTATTTTCCttcatgtgtcatgtttaattttacttcctgtcttctgTATCACCTTTGATTCATTAGTTAATTAGCTTCTCGtgtatttagtccaaaacatgtatgaaaatatttttgtatGGTAACAAATATATTCATACACGTTATGAAATATGTCTTTACATCATCAAAGCTGTGTACAATATGAACTACAAGTACGTACAGGGAGTAATAACAGTCCTGTAGTACACACCGATATATGTAATCAACATACATGAGTCTATGACTGTAGAAGACTCAGACCTGATCCATCAGAGAGCGTGAGGAGGCCAGAGCGTGGACTCGTCTGTAGCGCCCCCTGCTGTATTTGTCCTGGATGAACGTCGACCTCTCCTCATCAGAAGACTCCGGACGCAGCTGCTGGCCTGCTGGTACTGCTGGAGCCCACACCTGATTGGCCAGCCGGTTCCCGTAGGTCACAAACAGCTGGAAGAGGAAAGGGTTAAAGATCATGTATGACTGGTTTAGTTCGTCCTCTCTCACACATATCAGTGGTTCAGTTCCTCCTCACCTGTATCAGTGGTTCAGTCCAGACCTTGTTGTCCATCTTCAGACTGCGTACCTTTGACAGGCTGCTACCGAGAGCTCGATgctgacctgaaaacagacacTGTTAGCTTTCTCCATTTAAACCAATAGATCTGCTAGCAACATTCGTATTCCACACTTATGCATTCTTAATATTTCAGAAAACAATCACGTTTAGTTGTCCAGCCTTCACCTGTCTGCAGGTGCTTTAGATgatcatctaaaaaaaaaccctttatcGGATGGAGCTCCACAGGGATTAAATCAAGGGCCCTTACGTTTCAGTTTCTGCCCCCTTTAACTGAGTCCTTTTATGATGCATTCAGGTGCCACTCAACAGTTACAGCCTAGAAATCCAGTTTAATGACGGTTTCACACTTCACTCAGtcaaaaaacacagtatttGAATGTAAtacaagacagacaaacagatgataagacagacaggcagtgagACAGCAGGGGTGAGCAAGTTACCACGAAACTGTAATATACTACTAGTTACTTTCTTTACAAATTACGGTCTATGTGGAGTCCTGTACTGTACACTACAATATCCAAGGAAACCAGATGAAACAGATGAAGGTGTTGGACACATGAGGTGGACGCAGGATCAGCCTCCTCTGTTACCTGCACAGGCCTGACAGACgaccaccagcaggttgactgATGCCCACTCAGGGTTTGCCGAGCCACAGTCGCCACACACTTTATTGTCAGGGTTTTCCCACAGACGCAGCGCCACCTGGCTGCAGGACAGAGCACTGCGAATAGATGAGGACAGGCTGTccaaccagacagacagatccTTTGACGAATCAACAGACAGGCtgaaggaaacaaatgaaagaacGTTAGGACTTAATATCACTTCAGtaaaggacagagacagacagacacacagacagtgagacagacagagagttgGACAAATGTGAGAACAGACAGATGTTATGAGGGACACAAAGACAGGCAAACAGTTGTCAAGACAGACAGCTGTTAGGACAGAGAGGtagttggacagacagacagacagacagctgttaGGACAGAGAGGtagttggacagacagacagacagacagacagacagctgttaGGACAGAGAGGtagttggacagacagacagacagacagctgctaggacagacagacagacagacagacagacagacaggcaggcagacaggcagacagacagacaggcagacaggcaggcagacagacagacaggcaggcagacagacagacagctgctaggacagacagacagacagacagacagacaggcaggcagacaggcagacagacagacagacagacaggcaggcaggcaggcagacagacagacagacagacaggcaggcaggcagacagacaggcagacagacagacaggcgtgTACTTGAAGGTCTTGTATGGGGTGACGAGGGAAAACGAGTGTTTTCCTGTAGATTTGACCGTGGCCACATTCAGGGGGACAGAGAAGGAGGCGATGCCCAGCTGGAAGCCCTCCTTGTTGGGATAAATCCACAGGTCGTGACCCCAGACGGCAGCATAGGCACGGCTCCGCGGCTCCTTGATGGTGATTTGTCCGTGGAGTTCTGGGGGGGTGGGGCTCGGCTGGCCTCGAGATGCCAGCAGAGACGTGACCCAACCATCGTGAACCTCTTAGAGATGAAAAGCCATGAAGACGAAGGATCAGATCATGCAGCACTAGACAGTTTCAACTTTCACCATCGGTTGACTCAACTCCCGCTCTCTACCGCTccaaaataataatcataaaaacaCCACGCCTTATTGATCCCAGCATCCCTGCACAACATGCCTGTTACTTATCGAACTGCTGACATAATCATCAGCCTGACTCATCTCAATCCCTGAGAAGAAAGCTCATGTGTGAGTCCAGGAGACGACAGTAGACCCCCGGAGAGCTCAGCAGCAGTGGTCTTACCATCATTAAGAGCCATGAAGTCATAATGTTTCTTCCTGAAGTAAACAGAGAATCTtcttttgtcctgtttcttcACGTTGGTGATACTGGAGACATGAAACAGCACCTCACTGAACCGGTCCTGATCAGCAGATAAGCACACTCATCActgtgctgacagacagacacacagacaggtgtacagagagagacaggtaggGAAACACTGACTTACTGTGCGCTTTTTCCACAGAGACATCAGCTGTCCGTCCAATGTCGCCCATAAAACATTGTGTCTGTTACAGAAAGAAACCATGTCTTTTTATCTGTGTCTTagtcatccatcatccatctatccatccatccattcatcaatccatccatccatccatccatccatccatcatccatccatccatccatccatccatccatcatccatccattcatcatccatccatctccatccatccatccatccatccatccgtccatccatccatcatccatccatccaatcatccatccatcatccatccattcatcatccatccatccatccattcatcatccatccatccatccatccatccatccatcatccatccattcatcatccatccatcatccatccatccatctttctatcgtccattcatccatccatccatcatccatccattcatcatccatccatccatccattcatcatccatccatccatcgtccatccatccaatcatccatccatcatccatccattcatcatccatccatccatctttctattgtccattcatccatccatccatccatccatccattcatccatccatcatccatccattcatccatccatccatccatccattcatccatccatcgtccattcatcatccatccatcatccatccatccatccatccatccatcatccatccatccatcatccatccatccatccatccgtccatccatcatccatcatccatccattcatccatccattcatcgtccattcatcatccatccatcatccatccatccattcatcatccatcaatccatccatcatccatccatccattcatccatcatccatccattcatccatctttctatcatccatccatccatccatccatccatctttctatcatccatccatccatcatccatccatccatccatctttctatcatccatccatccatcatccatccatccatctttctatcgtccatccatccatcatccatccatccatctttctatcatccatccatccatctttctatcatccatccatccattcattcattcattcatccatccatcatccatccatccatcaatcatccatccatcatccatccattcatccatctttctattatccatccaatcatccatccatccattaattcatccatccatcatccattcatccatctttctatcatccatccaatcatccatccatcatccatccatccatccagtcatCCATctttctatcatccatccattcatccatccatccatccatcatccattcatccatctttctatcatccatccaatcatccatccatcatccatccatccatccattcatcatccatcaatccatccatccatccatccatccatccattcatccatctttctatcatccatccaatcatccatccatccttcatccatccatccatccattcatcatccatcaatccatccatccatccattcatccatccattcattcatccatctttctatcatccatccatcctcctctcaccattGTTTAAAACtaatgatgatgacgatgatcTCATGACAATGTTACCTGAAGCCCTTCCAGACGTCCAGCCAGCTGGATCGGACCATGGCGCTCTGTGGAGCTGAACTCCCACTGCCCCCCTTCTTCCTGGACACTCGAATAGTAGCCGCTCTGTAGGATAAACACACTTTAAACTCCAGTGTGGATCATGTGATGCTGCTGGAGGCGTGGTCACTACACTGAAATGACATCACGGCTCACCACGGAGGGTGCAGTTCACACACAAGTAAAATCCCAAAGCATGCTGGGTTAAATAGGTGGAGGAAGAACCTCGGACCATTTACTGTGTTTCTTTTAGATCTGGACTTTGAATGTGACCGATGGCATTTCACAAGAACTCACAATAATTCAGACTAACGAAGACGTGTGTGTACCTCGGAGTCTTCTGTTTCAAAGGCTTTCCTGAGtggccaggaggaggaggagggggcggggctgGCCGGGTGGGGATTGGACGACCTGAAGGATTCGACGGGAGGCTGAAAAACATTAACATCGTTAGCAGCAGTGGAGGGTAGTGTTAGCATCACTATTTTTTAGCAGTACTAGTTGTTATTAGTAGTGTATAGCACTGTATACATACTTATCGGTATTGGAAGACAGGTTAGAAACAAGACCTGCTTCCATTGGTCCATTGACACCAGGGGGGGCAGGGCTAACGtctgtgtcttcctcctcattgGATGAGTCAGTGTCAGCTTCCTCTTGACTTGCCCAAGAAGCCAACACCGTGCCATACGGGTTCTCTCCTTTGATGGTGTGAGGAGACGGGCTTAAAACTGGgaccagaacaaacacagaggaatcaGACTGGCAAGAGTGTGAAGCCCAGGATGAAGCAGACTAAAAAGGGGGCAGGTTTAACCTCCTTCAGTACCTTCGGCAGTTGGCTCGGCAGCATCTTCGAGTGGAGGTAGTGTTACTCCTGCATTCTGGTCTAATGCTGACATCACCAGCTGTGACAACGCTCCAACGTCTgaagacataaacacagaaaatattcagccaatcaggagacaGAGTCTCTGTTTATTGGTCCTGTTGGGCCAATGAATGTTTGAATCttctgaaacagctggaaataGACCAGAGAGCTGTTCTTGTGTCAGAAGCTCCTTCCAGTGAGTTGAATCAAACAATCAGCCCACTCATGAGTTGAGATTCAACCTCTTTTTAACCATAACACCCGATGTTAAGCAGGTCTGCTGAGATGTTTGAGATGTAGGACCCCCCCTACCTGCTGCTCATTCAGCAGTAACCGTGTACTACAAGCTTGCATGAAATCCTGAACTCACAGCAGACTGCGTAAGGCAGCTTCATTATTTGCTCGGACACCAGTCAGTACTCCTGCTGGGATCGTACATGCTCCAGGTTTACTGTGTGTCAGGACGAGAGAGGAAACATGTAACTCCCGCAGAAAGGTGTCACAGATCAGAACATCCAGGATTTGGACATTCAGATCATtggggagtacaaatacctgggtgtccacctcaagaacaaactggactggaccaacCATTGATTGATTGCTGTACCTGTGTGAGTGTCTCCCATCCTCTGCAATGAGGGGGGCGGGGCTGGCGGGGTGGCTGGGGTCGTCATGGAGGTTACACTGCCAACAATGCCTGCTAAACTGGGTATGTTAGCTAACGAGCTAACAATGCTGTTTAAGGTAGCAGCATCTGCGTTAGCAGCAGGTGCAGGTGTGGTGGCGGAGGCAGAGGTGGTAGCAGTAGCTGAGTTAGTCACAGTGCTAGCAGCACCTGCCAAGGTAGGCAGGTGAGCTGCAATGCTGTCAGCCAAGCTGTCTATTGAGGGGGGCGCTGATGGAGCCGGCGACGTAGATGTAGTAGGGGCCGAGCCACCGATGGAGGCGGTGACTCCAGCCAACGATGGGATGTTGGTGGTGATGATGTCAGTAACGCTGGCCAGAGTCGGGATCATGACAGCATTGTCCGCCTCACtgcgaggaagaagaggaggagcatCTTCACCTGAGGAGGAAGACACAGTAACATCAtgtcacctgtcaatcaaacaaacatctctgtgacaagctgcagttcctgtcatctcatgttcagactcagcagcagatgaatCTACATTTGGTGCTTCAGCAGCAGGttgtgtatgtgggactgagtcaaaaataagctagtgtgtgtgtgtgtgtcctcataTCAACTTTTTTCCATGATGAGTCCTAAACATcttattttcattcaaacaaatgaaagaaagttCAGTGAGTTTAATGACGTTTAATAACGAAATTCAGGGACAAGACCACGCCCCCAATCATGTACTACTTCCTCTCCGTAGTATTTAGGGTCTCCTGATTTATTAATTTGCCCTTCACTCGGCCTCTGCATGACCCGTACCAAACACACTTCAACAAAATGAATTGTTCCCTCATACCATGGATCAGGAACCCTTCCTCAACCCTCTGAACCCTCTGTGGAGACCTGTGTATGACCACAGAGACACTACAGACACGTTTTATTCCCAGaattataaacacacacaggaaactgaCTGAGTGTGttacagcagctgtgtgtcacCTTTGTGATGTGAGGTTTAGAGTCTTTACATTCACCTCAGATTGTATCATGACCAACCAGAAGACAAACTAGTTTGAGATAATCACCAGCCTGCTGGAACAAACCGGTTCGACTGTTCAGACAGTTTCACAGTTGGTCACACCTGAGTCAGGCGGCTGAGATTAGAGCTGTCGACGTGAGTGATTTTCAATGTGACGAGTATGAAGCTGCAGTGGAAGACGAGGGAATAAactgacagtcagtcagtttttgtgttgtgaattCAGCTTCTTTCAGTTCTTACTCACAAACTGAACTCAAGTTCCTGCAGGGCTTGAATATAAAAGGCTTTCAGCGTTTACACCTCGACGCTTTAATTCCTTTCAGACTAAACTGCGACTCAAAGAAGTCGTATTTGAACCTTTTGAAGCGTTTCCGTGTTTGATGCAGAAAAAATGTCTGTTATGACAGTCGatgaaatcagctgctgatgACATCAGCAGACAGGTGGAAAATTCCTGCTGATGTCACCGTGACACCTTCATGTCTCACATCCAATCAGAACACCTCATCAAAGTCAGCTGACGTCAGAAAAATTCTGTCAGATGagaataatgtgtgtgtgtgtgtgtgtgtgtgtgtgtgtgtgtgtacctgtgttcAGGTGAACTCCATCAGAGAGAGCTGGATTCACATTTTCACCAATcacatttctgcaacacaaacattcaaattttcagttttttaaatcCAGCAATCAAATTTAAAGGCTTGTTTTAGTGATTTAAAGGTTTCTTCTGCAGATCTAAAGGTTTCTCctgcagattta
Above is a genomic segment from Chelmon rostratus isolate fCheRos1 chromosome 14, fCheRos1.pri, whole genome shotgun sequence containing:
- the LOC121617306 gene encoding arf-GAP with Rho-GAP domain, ANK repeat and PH domain-containing protein 1; translation: MTTPSPLPIPKPRSRYMTDSLSSASSLDRNVIGENVNPALSDGVHLNTGEDAPPLLPRSEADNAVMIPTLASVTDIITTNIPSLAGVTASIGGSAPTTSTSPAPSAPPSIDSLADSIAAHLPTLAGAASTVTNSATATTSASATTPAPAANADAATLNSIVSSLANIPSLAGIVGSVTSMTTPATPPAPPPSLQRMGDTHTDVGALSQLVMSALDQNAGVTLPPLEDAAEPTAEVLSPSPHTIKGENPYGTVLASWASQEEADTDSSNEEEDTDVSPAPPGVNGPMEAGLVSNLSSNTDNLPSNPSGRPIPTRPAPPPPPPPGHSGKPLKQKTPRAATIRVSRKKGGSGSSAPQSAMVRSSWLDVWKGFRHNVLWATLDGQLMSLWKKRTDRFSEVLFHVSSITNVKKQDKRRFSVYFRKKHYDFMALNDEVHDGWVTSLLASRGQPSPTPPELHGQITIKEPRSRAYAAVWGHDLWIYPNKEGFQLGIASFSVPLNVATVKSTGKHSFSLVTPYKTFNLSVDSSKDLSVWLDSLSSSIRSALSCSQVALRLWENPDNKVCGDCGSANPEWASVNLLVVVCQACAGQHRALGSSLSKVRSLKMDNKVWTEPLIQLFVTYGNRLANQVWAPAVPAGQQLRPESSDEERSTFIQDKYSRGRYRRVHALASSRSLMDQRLRQVVCGGDVEETMSLICSGAKVCQSDPQSPSPILLAERAGQALQTELLRANEYTEVPPYLPQSANRRPDYAPAGEEEEELHGKLEEDRFLFSLENDSAACDVLDLREVLSVFLKDGPAHEFEMVTLSDKLICAADNQEELLSHLVHILKVILPGGVTYAEVGGASAVSKVFVIDVDGASSHSDAWLLLWEDGVNVHPIQRQTQQTLRMELSALSHHEMDLSENTITMVTADRRVSFRFEDQHSCQSWFNHLQRTLTNQRAAPQFPPAANHNSAHQSLYPVMDVGSRGSVPPAIERCISHITTYGLKVEGVYRRCGVAVKVARLVEALMASPSSAPLENDEQGVLDAGSALKQYVRQQEGLIPERDRLQWLHAAVISEERSRFSAYRRLLRQLPDDNRAMLNALFGHFYMVQVFSQVNKMSAQNLALVLVPTLFQTLNQDLLRLTREFIIHHTLLFLTPEGEEREEEEQITVF